One genomic window of Tatumella citrea includes the following:
- the pstB gene encoding phosphate ABC transporter ATP-binding protein PstB — MANLNAAPAKIQVRDLNFYYNKFHALKNINLDIARNQVTAFIGPSGCGKSTLLRTFNKMFQLYPEQRAEGQILLDGDNILDIQDIALLRARVGMVFQKPTPFPMSIYDNIAFGVRLFEKLSRAEMDERVQWALTKAALWTETKDKLNQSGYSLSGGQQQRLCIARGIAIRPEVLLLDEPCSALDPISTGRIEELISELKQDYTVVIVTHNMQQAARCSDHTAFMYLGELIEFSDTDTLFTKPARKQTEDYITGRYG; from the coding sequence ATGGCAAACCTTAATGCAGCACCAGCTAAAATCCAGGTCCGTGATCTGAATTTTTATTACAACAAATTCCATGCCCTGAAAAATATTAATCTCGATATCGCCCGTAATCAGGTAACTGCGTTTATCGGTCCGTCAGGTTGCGGAAAATCGACCCTGCTGCGTACGTTTAACAAGATGTTCCAGCTCTATCCTGAACAACGTGCAGAAGGCCAGATCCTGCTGGATGGCGATAATATCCTTGATATCCAGGATATTGCACTGCTGCGTGCCAGAGTCGGTATGGTGTTTCAGAAACCTACGCCATTCCCGATGTCTATTTATGACAATATTGCATTTGGGGTGCGGTTATTTGAAAAGCTCTCCCGTGCTGAGATGGATGAGCGTGTTCAGTGGGCACTGACCAAAGCCGCCTTGTGGACCGAAACCAAAGATAAGCTGAATCAGAGTGGTTACAGCTTGTCAGGTGGCCAACAACAGCGTTTGTGTATTGCCCGCGGAATTGCAATTCGCCCGGAAGTTCTGCTGCTTGATGAACCTTGTTCCGCACTGGACCCTATTTCCACCGGACGTATCGAAGAGCTGATCAGTGAGCTGAAGCAGGATTACACCGTAGTTATTGTGACCCATAACATGCAGCAGGCAGCACGTTGTTCTGATCATACCGCGTTCATGTATCTGGGCGAACTGATTGAGTTTAGTGATACCGATACCCTGTTTACAAAACCGGCACGCAAACAGACCGAAGATTATATTACTGGCCGCTATGGCTGA
- the phoU gene encoding phosphate signaling complex protein PhoU yields MDSLNLNKHISGQFNAELEHIRTQVMIMGGLVEQQLTDAINAMQNMDIDLAQRVIDDDHKVNMMEVDIDEDCVRIIAKRQPTASDLRMVMAIIKTISELERIGDVAEKISRTALEKFGQKHQPLLVSLESLGRHAVQMLHDVLDAFTRMDLGAAVQIYREDKKVDKEYEGIVRQLMTYMMEDPRTIPSVLTALFCARAIERIGDRCQNICEIIFYFVKGQDFRHLGGDQLDKLLAGDDPAEEATPE; encoded by the coding sequence ATGGACAGTCTTAATTTAAATAAACATATCTCCGGTCAGTTCAATGCTGAGCTGGAGCATATTCGTACTCAGGTGATGATTATGGGTGGCCTGGTGGAGCAACAGCTCACCGATGCCATTAATGCAATGCAGAATATGGACATTGATCTGGCCCAGCGGGTCATCGACGATGATCATAAAGTGAATATGATGGAAGTAGATATTGATGAAGATTGCGTCCGTATTATTGCCAAACGTCAACCGACCGCCAGTGATCTGCGGATGGTGATGGCCATTATCAAAACCATTTCTGAGCTGGAACGTATTGGTGATGTTGCTGAGAAAATCAGCCGTACTGCCCTGGAAAAATTTGGTCAGAAACATCAGCCGTTACTGGTCAGCCTCGAATCTCTGGGCCGTCATGCTGTACAGATGCTGCATGATGTACTGGATGCCTTTACCCGGATGGATCTGGGCGCGGCAGTACAGATCTACCGTGAAGACAAGAAAGTAGACAAAGAGTATGAAGGAATTGTCCGTCAGTTAATGACTTATATGATGGAAGATCCGCGTACTATTCCGAGTGTGCTGACAGCGTTATTCTGTGCCCGTGCGATCGAAAGGATCGGCGACCGTTGCCAGAATATTTGCGAGATCATTTTTTATTTTGTAAAAGGTCAGGACTTCCGCCACCTCGGTGGAGATCAGCTGGATAAATTGCTGGCTGGTGATGATCCTGCCGAAGAAGCAACCCCGGAATAA
- a CDS encoding MFS transporter, whose translation MLAAVSGYAMDGFDLLILGFMLPAISVSLSLDHSQAGSLVTWTLIGAVIGGIIFGHLSDRFGRVRVLTLTILMFSVFTGLCAVAQGYTDLLIYRTLAGVGLGGEFGIGMALIAEVWPASKRNRASAWVGIGWQAGVLLAAFITPLLLNIIGWRGMFLVGLIPALFSFAIRHGLSEPESFIRQPRNEQQLSFVSRLKLLCKDSATTKASLGIFILCSVQNFGYYGLMIWMPSYLASSFGFSLTKSGIWTAATVIGMTVGIGLFGVLADRFARWKIFIIYQLGAVVMVVVYAQLTDPVMMLIAGAVMGLFVNGMIGGYGALISDTFPVASRATAQNVLFNLGRGVGGFGPLVIGMLATEWSFTAAITLLALIYVLDILATLFLLPRRQSNEDVLGAIG comes from the coding sequence ATGCTGGCTGCAGTCAGTGGCTATGCTATGGATGGTTTCGATTTACTGATACTCGGCTTTATGCTGCCGGCTATTAGTGTTTCATTATCACTGGATCACTCGCAGGCAGGATCACTGGTGACATGGACACTGATAGGTGCAGTGATCGGTGGCATTATTTTCGGACATCTCAGTGACCGGTTTGGCCGGGTCAGGGTACTGACACTGACTATTCTCATGTTTTCAGTGTTCACCGGATTGTGTGCTGTCGCGCAGGGATATACTGACCTGCTGATTTACCGGACTCTGGCAGGCGTCGGATTGGGTGGCGAATTTGGTATCGGTATGGCACTCATTGCCGAGGTATGGCCGGCAAGTAAGCGTAACCGCGCCTCTGCATGGGTTGGTATTGGCTGGCAGGCTGGTGTTCTTCTCGCGGCATTTATCACCCCGTTATTACTCAATATTATCGGCTGGCGCGGGATGTTTCTTGTGGGGCTGATACCCGCATTATTCTCATTTGCTATCCGGCATGGTTTAAGTGAACCAGAGTCTTTTATCCGTCAGCCACGGAATGAACAGCAACTCTCATTTGTGTCTCGTCTGAAATTATTGTGCAAAGACAGTGCGACAACCAAAGCCAGCCTGGGGATTTTTATTTTATGCTCGGTACAAAATTTTGGTTACTACGGGCTGATGATCTGGATGCCCAGCTATCTCGCTTCATCCTTCGGTTTTAGTCTGACCAAATCCGGAATATGGACCGCAGCCACCGTGATTGGAATGACGGTGGGTATCGGACTATTTGGCGTACTGGCTGATCGTTTTGCACGCTGGAAAATTTTTATAATTTATCAACTGGGGGCGGTTGTGATGGTGGTTGTCTATGCACAATTAACTGACCCTGTAATGATGTTGATAGCCGGAGCGGTAATGGGATTGTTTGTCAACGGGATGATAGGTGGCTACGGGGCACTGATTTCAGATACCTTTCCGGTTGCCTCCAGGGCAACGGCACAGAATGTATTGTTCAATCTCGGTCGTGGTGTCGGGGGATTTGGTCCGCTAGTGATCGGCATGCTGGCCACTGAATGGTCATTCACCGCAGCAATCACCTTGCTGGCGCTGATTTATGTGCTGGACATTCTCGCGACCCTGTTCCTGCTGCCCCGCCGGCAGAGCAATGAGGATGTCCTCGGTGCGATAGGATAA
- a CDS encoding HlyD family secretion protein, with protein MEGRSIFRKEVLENQKIQWLGKALLVSGYPSWLIGVLSALFFFILLSGIIFGQYTRRIEVDGEIISRQQAITLFSPQQGLITRAFTQAGERVKKNDPIYEIDVSRTTSDGKVSQRGAEAIHQQLFLTDQIIDKIAQNKQTSLNSLRQQLTKYREAYAKSQQLVSSASHGLQDMKKSMGNYDEYLRRGLINKEQFTNQRYLFYQQQSSWQSLNTQLIQESLQIINIETEIATKAADFDNQSAEFAVKRSELQRQLAEVNASGTLIITAPEDGSVENMVYTVGQMTSAGDSLAQLMPGGIPEFQLVLWLPDISVPYVSSGDRVNLRYEAYPFEKFGQFPGKIHSVSQIPASVKELSMYSSIAPANPGAPCQAYYKTLVTLNSERFTHPDKTLSWSNGMKAKTTLFLEKRPLYQWILSPYYDIRRSLKGPVDD; from the coding sequence ATGGAAGGACGTTCGATTTTCAGGAAGGAAGTACTGGAAAATCAGAAAATACAGTGGCTGGGTAAAGCCTTGCTGGTTTCAGGTTACCCGTCATGGCTGATAGGTGTATTATCCGCACTGTTCTTTTTTATTCTCCTCTCCGGAATCATTTTTGGTCAGTATACCCGCAGAATTGAAGTTGACGGTGAAATTATTTCCCGCCAGCAGGCAATTACTCTCTTTTCTCCGCAACAGGGATTAATTACCCGTGCATTTACACAAGCGGGTGAGAGGGTAAAAAAGAATGATCCCATTTATGAAATTGATGTCAGCCGGACCACCAGCGATGGCAAGGTAAGCCAACGTGGGGCTGAGGCTATTCATCAGCAACTTTTTTTGACTGATCAGATTATCGATAAAATAGCGCAGAATAAACAAACCTCCCTCAATAGCCTCCGTCAGCAATTAACAAAATATCGTGAAGCCTATGCAAAATCACAGCAATTAGTTAGCAGTGCCAGTCATGGACTGCAGGATATGAAAAAAAGCATGGGTAATTATGATGAGTATCTGCGACGCGGGCTAATTAACAAAGAGCAGTTTACTAATCAACGCTATCTTTTTTATCAACAGCAATCATCGTGGCAGAGCCTGAATACTCAGTTGATACAGGAAAGCCTGCAAATTATAAATATTGAAACCGAAATCGCCACTAAAGCGGCAGATTTTGATAATCAGTCGGCGGAATTTGCGGTTAAACGTAGTGAATTACAACGTCAACTGGCTGAGGTTAACGCCAGCGGAACATTGATTATTACTGCGCCGGAAGATGGGAGCGTTGAAAATATGGTGTATACCGTCGGCCAGATGACCAGTGCAGGAGACAGTCTTGCCCAACTGATGCCCGGGGGAATACCTGAATTTCAGCTGGTACTATGGTTGCCAGATATCAGCGTCCCTTATGTATCCTCCGGAGACAGGGTAAACCTTCGTTATGAAGCATATCCCTTTGAAAAATTTGGCCAGTTTCCCGGGAAAATCCATTCAGTATCGCAAATCCCCGCCAGCGTAAAAGAGCTGTCGATGTACAGCAGCATTGCGCCTGCGAATCCCGGAGCCCCTTGCCAGGCTTATTATAAAACCCTGGTCACATTGAATAGTGAACGCTTTACTCATCCTGATAAGACGCTGAGCTGGTCTAACGGAATGAAAGCCAAAACCACGCTGTTTCTGGAAAAACGCCCGTTGTATCAATGGATACTGTCTCCTTATTACGATATCCGGCGTAGCCTGAAAGGACCTGTCGATGACTAA
- a CDS encoding peptidase domain-containing ABC transporter, protein MTNDFLHNIIRRINFSLWRKVPAVLQTEAAECGLACLVMACRYFGMDIDLLNLRRRFGISVHGATLTTLIHIAGQLAMNTRPLSLDLNELRQLRRPALLHWDMNHFVVLVAVRRSRFIIHDPALGRRVIGMREMSEHFTGVALEIWPGNEFIPLKARSGVSLWSMMKNISGLAGFLGKIFSLSLVVEAVNILIPVGTQLVMDHVLIARDHDLLSLICLGLLTFILFRTFISMLRAWSSLVMQSLIDIQWKTGLMDHLLRLPLNYFEKRKAGDIQSRFNSLETIRNTLTSSLVNGIIDVIVSVSVMVMMFLYGGWLTFVVLGFTLIYMVLRLVTYQRYRQAQEEHIVKGARAGSHFMETLYGISTLKALGLAATRSQHWLNLNIDTTNASIRMSRLDMLFGGVSSLISTLDQVVILWLGASMVIDGNMTVGMFVAFNAYRGQFSDRASSLINILLQLRMLALHNDRIADIVLQEPEAFQPARPFCPPDTAAELQVQDVGYQYDKLSRPVLSGISLSVAAGESVAITGPSGTGKTTLMKVITGLLTADCGTIRCNGIDIHTAGINNYRDIIACVLQEDKLFAGSIAENIASFSGEKDMQWVMDCAINSHIHDEIMQMPMGYETLVSELGGSLSGGQKQRLLIARALYRRPSILFLDEATSHLDLDNEAKVNAAIRELKITRIFIAHRPSTIASADRVIELS, encoded by the coding sequence ATGACTAATGACTTCCTGCACAACATCATCCGGCGAATTAATTTCAGCCTCTGGCGCAAAGTCCCTGCTGTATTGCAGACAGAGGCTGCTGAATGTGGGCTGGCTTGTCTGGTGATGGCCTGCCGGTATTTTGGGATGGATATTGATCTGCTGAATTTGCGGCGCCGTTTTGGTATTTCAGTTCATGGAGCCACACTCACTACCTTAATCCATATTGCCGGGCAGCTGGCAATGAATACCCGGCCATTGTCGCTGGACCTGAATGAGTTGCGTCAGCTGAGACGCCCGGCATTGTTGCACTGGGATATGAATCACTTTGTGGTACTGGTGGCGGTGCGGCGTTCACGATTTATCATCCATGACCCTGCATTAGGTCGCAGAGTTATAGGAATGCGTGAAATGTCTGAGCATTTTACCGGGGTAGCACTGGAAATCTGGCCGGGAAATGAATTCATTCCGCTGAAAGCAAGATCAGGGGTCAGCCTCTGGTCAATGATGAAAAACATTTCCGGTCTGGCAGGGTTTCTGGGGAAAATATTTAGTCTGTCTCTGGTTGTGGAAGCCGTTAACATTCTGATTCCTGTGGGCACACAGCTGGTGATGGACCACGTGCTGATTGCCCGCGACCATGACCTGCTGAGCCTGATTTGTCTCGGATTATTAACTTTTATTCTGTTCCGCACCTTTATCAGTATGCTGCGTGCCTGGAGTTCTTTAGTCATGCAGTCGTTAATTGATATTCAGTGGAAAACCGGGTTAATGGATCACCTGTTACGTCTTCCCCTGAATTATTTTGAAAAACGTAAAGCCGGTGATATTCAGTCGCGATTCAATTCACTCGAGACTATCCGCAATACCCTGACCAGTAGCCTGGTCAATGGCATTATTGATGTGATTGTTTCTGTCAGCGTCATGGTCATGATGTTCCTTTACGGCGGATGGCTGACCTTTGTGGTGTTGGGTTTCACATTAATCTATATGGTGCTGCGGCTAGTCACCTATCAGCGTTATCGTCAGGCACAGGAAGAACATATTGTGAAAGGGGCCCGTGCAGGTTCTCACTTTATGGAAACCTTATATGGCATTAGCACCCTGAAAGCACTGGGGCTGGCGGCAACCCGGTCTCAGCATTGGCTGAATCTGAACATCGATACAACCAACGCAAGTATCCGGATGAGTCGTCTTGATATGCTGTTTGGCGGAGTCAGTTCACTGATTTCTACGCTCGATCAGGTGGTGATTCTGTGGCTCGGGGCATCAATGGTCATTGACGGCAATATGACGGTGGGGATGTTTGTGGCGTTTAACGCGTATCGCGGGCAGTTCTCTGATCGGGCTTCATCACTGATCAATATCTTGTTGCAGTTACGGATGCTGGCGCTGCACAACGACAGGATAGCCGATATTGTATTACAGGAACCGGAAGCGTTTCAGCCGGCAAGACCGTTCTGCCCGCCGGATACTGCGGCAGAGTTGCAGGTTCAGGATGTCGGATATCAGTACGACAAACTGAGCCGCCCGGTTCTGTCAGGAATCTCTCTGTCTGTTGCAGCAGGTGAAAGCGTAGCCATTACCGGCCCCTCGGGAACCGGGAAAACCACCCTGATGAAAGTGATTACCGGACTACTGACAGCCGATTGCGGGACAATACGCTGCAATGGCATTGATATACATACCGCAGGGATTAATAACTACCGGGATATCATTGCCTGCGTTTTACAGGAAGATAAATTATTTGCCGGTTCAATTGCAGAAAACATTGCCAGCTTCTCCGGGGAAAAGGATATGCAATGGGTCATGGACTGTGCCATCAACAGCCATATTCATGATGAGATTATGCAAATGCCGATGGGTTACGAAACACTGGTCTCTGAACTGGGTGGCAGTCTGTCCGGTGGTCAGAAGCAACGTTTACTGATTGCCCGGGCTCTTTATCGCAGGCCATCTATTCTGTTTCTTGATGAAGCGACCAGTCATCTTGACCTGGATAATGAAGCGAAGGTCAATGCAGCTATCCGTGAGTTGAAAATCACCCGCATTTTTATCGCCCATCGCCCTTCAACTATTGCCTCAGCCGATCGGGTTATTGAATTAAGCTGA